DNA from Helicobacter pylori:
GCAGGCGAGGCGGCTTTTGCTTTTTATAGAAATACCATGCCTAGCCATTTGTTTGTTTTGACTTCAGCGTGTTCGTTTGTGTCCTTTATTGTGTTTATTTTTTCTTTAAGTTTTTACGGGTTTTCTTACTCCATAGAAAAAATAGATTTCTTACCTTCAAGGCGTAAAGGTTTAAAAAACTTTTTAAGAATAGGGTTTTATCTGGCGTTGTTAGGGTATTTTTGGCGCGGGTTTTATGAAGGGTTGGCCCGCCCTAAAATCAAAGAAACCCCTATTTATTTGGATAAGCTAGACAAGGAATTAAAGGTTATTTTACTCACAGACATGCATGTGGGGAGTTTGTTGCAAAAAGATTTTGTCAATTACATTGTAGAAGAAGTCAATCAGCAAAAAGTGGATATGGTGCTGATTGGGGGGGATTTAGTGGATGAAAACATTGAAAAAGTCAAATCCTTTTTACTGCCTTTAAACAACCTTAAAAGCACGCATGGCACTTTTTATGTGCCAGGAAACCATGAGTATTATCATGGCATAGAGCCGATTTTATCGTTTCTTAACACGCTTGATATGACGATTTTAGGGAATGAATGCGTGCATTTAGGGGGGATCAATTTGTGCGGTGTGTATGATTATTTCGCACGAAAGCGTCAAAATTTTGCCCCCAATATTGATGAAGCGTTAAAAAAGCGTGATAGTAGTAAGCCCACGATCCTTTTAGCCCACCAGCCTAAACAAATTAGAAGCGTCAAAGAAAGCCACTCTATAGATCTAGTGCTTTCAGGGCATACCCATGCAGGGCAAATCTTTCCCTTTAGCCTTTTAGTCAAGTTAGCGCAAACTTATTTATATGGTTTATACAAGCACAGCGACACCACTCAAATTTACGTGAGCAGTGGGGCAGGGTATTGGGGCGTTCCTTTAAGGTTTTTAGCCCCTAGCGAGATCGCATGCCTTAGGCTTTTACCTAAAAATCAAGCTTAGTCAAACAAAATCTTAATCGTAATCAAGCGGTCAAAAAAGGATTAAAACAAGGGGTTAAAAGCAACCGCCAAGACAAAGGGAAAGGAGGGGGAGGTGACCCTTCAATCTTAAGCGGTGCCAACCAAACCATAAGGAATGGTTGGATTGTAATTATACAATAAAATGGTGATTTTTAGCAAATGATTTTAAAAATTATCCATAAAAAACGCTTAAAGGCATTTTTTACAACCAACAACCAAACACAAAAGAGCTTGATCTTAACTAAAGCTTTTATTAAAATTTTCTTAAACTAATTTAAATTTATGATATAATCAGTGTTCGAATTACTCTTAAATGCAGGAGTCCATACACCATGCGCGTTCTACTGATTGAAAAAAATTCTGTTTTAGGTGGAGAAATTGAAAAGGGCTTAAATGTTAAAGGCTTTATGGCTGATGTAACAGAGAGTTTAGAGGATGGGGAATACCTTATGGATATTAGGAATTACGACTTAGTTATGGTTAGCGATAAAAACGCTTTAAGTTTTGTTTCTAGAATCAAGGAGAAACATTCTTCTATTGTTGTTTTAGTTTCTTCTGATAACCCTACAAGCGAAGAAGAAGTCCATGCGTTTGAGCAAGGCGCGGACGATTATATCGCCAAGCCTTACCGCAGCATTAAAGCTTTAGTCGCAAGGATTGAGGCTCGTTTGAGATTTTGGGGCTCTAATGTGATTGAAATTGGGGATTTGACCATTAGCCCTGATGAAGAAAAGATTATTTACAAGGGGCGTGAAGTTGAGGTTAAAGGGAAGCCCTTTGAAGTACTGACCCATCTTGCCAGGCATAGGGATCAAATCGTCTCCAAAGAACAGCTTTTAGACGCTATTTGGGAAGAGCCTGAAATGGTTACCCCTAATGTGATTGAAGTGGCTATCAATCAAATCCGCCAAAAAATGGATAAACCCTTGGGGATTTCCACGGTTGAAACCGTAAGGCGCAGAGGCTATCGTTTTTGTTACCCCAAACCGGCGTGTGAAGAATAAACTTCGTAATTTTTTGCCAAAAAATGCGATTGGTTGTCATGGGGTGGAGTGGGTGTGAGATCATTGATAATATTTTAATAACGATAGCAATAATATCATATTATGTTTGGTTGGGTGGTATGATTATTTTATCTGTAGTTGGATTAGTGAGGTATTTTGGTTAAAAAACACTCAAATAAATTCATATCAACTCATGGATTTAAATATCCATCAAAATACAAAAATATAAGATTTGGCTCTGTTTTCATTGGATATTGACAAAGTCTTATTTTTGTGGGATTTTTATGGGACACAAGAAAAATACACAAAGAAAACGCTGGCAAGATTTTAAGCTTGTGCTGAAATTTTAGTGTAGTGGCGTTGCGAGAACCATTAAAACTATGATGACTAATCGTTTCATAGTTGGTCATCTCGTTTTTAAGATAACCACCCGCTATTGCCCCAAACCCTAACATGCTCCAAATACCCGCAACACAAAAACAATAAAATAGAGGGATAACTTAAACCACTATTGGTTGCGATTACGGATTAAAAAACCTAAAAATACTAAAAAAGCGTTTTTTACAATCAAATTATTAAAAGGGCTTGATTTTAACCAAGCGATAGTTTTTTAAGCGGTCTTTTGGGGGTTAGGGGGTTTGTAGGGGAATATAGGGGAATAGTTTTTAAAATACCCCTTATTCCCTTAAAGGAATGAGTTTATACAAAATGATAGAATGAAAATTTTTAAACCTTATCAAAAAGAGTTTTAAACTCTTAGTTTTTATAACTAACGCTTTTTACAAACAGCTAACTTTAGCGTTAGGCGTTATTGAAAATTTCTTCAACTTGCTCTTTAATGTCCTTATAATTAAAGCTTTCTTTAAAGCCATCAATCTTGCCCCCGCTCGCATTCCTATGCCCGCCCCCATTGAAACACATTTGACTGAGTTCGCACACATCGCAATTCCCATTCGCCCTTAAGCTCACATTCCCTTTAGCGTTCACATCCATATAAAAATCAAAATCCGGATTTTGCGTTAAAAAAAGGTTAGCCAACACGCTAATACCCCCCATAGAATAGCTTAAAAACCCTTTTTTATCCTGGTAATAAACGCTGCAATCATGCTTTTTTAAAGAGAGCAAATGCGTTTGCGCGTTTGAAGAGATATTGTCCATCGTTTCTGTAGTAGGGTCGCCTCCTAGAGCGATTTTTTTAAGCCTGAACAAATCATTATCATAGGCTACAGGGGCATTTTCTAAAAACAAATAGTTTTTAACTTCTTCTAAAAGCTTTAATTTATAATCGCGGTTTTCATCATCAAACATGAAACGGTTCAATTCAGAGCTTTGAGTGATCATGCGCATGCACACCTTGCCTAATTCAAAGCCATAACCTTGCGTGTCCCAAATATCCACAGAATTGACCATTTCCACCAAAGGCTCTAGCCATGTTGTGTTTTTTGGCTCTAAAAGAGCGTAATGCTTTTTCAAAAATTCATACACGATTTTAGTCGCGCAGCGGTTCGTGTCTAAAAAATACCAATGGAAACTCTCAGCCACTTCCTTACCGCTGATATGGTGATCCAAAAGCTGGATTTGAATGTTTTTATTTTGCAAGCGGTGTTCTTGGATTTTATCCTGCAAATACTCTGCTTCATTTAAATTCAAATTCAAATCGCTAACCAAAATAAGGAATTCACTCTCTTTAGATTGAGCGATCGCGTTTAGAATTTCATAAATTCTCGCTGAGACTTCACGCCCGTAATTAGCGTTATAGTATTGGATATTTTTAAAAAATTGTTTTGAAACAAGCTGGCATGCATAGCCGTCTAAATCAATGTGTGAAAGGTGATAAACTTGCATCATTTTCCTTTTTATTTTATAAATTAAATTAAATTAAAAGTTAATGTGGATCGTGCCTAAAGCTTCAAAATTAGAGTTAGGGTCTAATTCGGCATGGCTTAGCACGACCACATCAATCCTGGCCTGCTCCATTTGATTAGAAAGGGCTTTTCTTAAATTAGGCTCTACAATCAAAATCACCGGAGCGATCCCTTTTTGCAAGACTTTCATAGCCTCTTCAGAAACCCCTTCAATGAGTTTTTGCAATTCGCCCACATTGAGTAATAAGCTCTTAGAAGCGCCATTTTCTCGCAATTTATTGAGCAAAAATTGTTCGCTATCGGTAGAAAAGGTTAAAAATTTCAAACGCCCGTCTTCAGATTTAAAAGCGTTAGTGATCACCCTAGAAAGCCTCGCCCTCACTTGTTCGGTTAAGATATTCACATCGTTTTGAACCAATGGGGCAATATCGGTAATCGTTTCCAAAATAGTGAGCATGTCCTTAATGGGGATTTTTTCATGCAACAAGGCTTGCAAGACTGAGCGGATCGCGCCGGTGGGGATTTTTTTACTCTCTTCTACAATCGTAGGATAGTCTTTAGCCAAGCGCTCTAAAAGGGATTTCACCTCATCTTTAGTGATAAAATCTTCAGCGTATTTTTTCACTAATTCGCTGGTGTGCGTCGCAATAACGGTGCTTGGATCAATGATGGTGTAGCCTTGAATGATGGCTTCTTCTTTATTTTTAGCGTCAATCCATAAAGCGTCCATTCCAAAAGCCGGCTCTTTAGTGGGAATGCCCTCAATTTCTCTATTCACAAAACCGGTATTCATGGCTAAAAACTTATCCGGCATCACCATGCCCTCACCAATCACAATGCCCTTAAGCTTGATTTCATAATGCGTTGGGGGGAGTTGTAAATTATCTCTGATCCTAATTTGAGGCATCAAAAAACCATAATCGCTCGCTATCTTTTTTCTAATGCCCCTAATCCTTTCTAACAAATCGCCCCCTTGTTTCATGTCCGCTAAGCTAATGAGCTGATAGCCTAAAGCCAGTTCTAAAAATTCAATTTTTAACACTTCATCAATGGCTTGCTCTTCTTCTCTTTTAATCTCTTCTTGGGTTTTAGCCCTTGTGGTGGGGGCGTGGGGTTTGATTTTGGAGCTGTGGGGTTTTTCGCTCAAATCCAAGCCGAATTTTTGACTCAAATAATTTTCTAATTTAGTGAGCAACCCGTCTTTTCCCTCCCTACTAATCAGCCATGCGATGAATAAAAAGAGGGTTCCTACAAACGCTAAAGAAAAGGTAGGGAGTCCAGGAATGGTGGCAAAAAGCAATAAAATCGCCCCCACAATCACTAAAGTTTTGCTTTTATTGGTGAGTTGTGTGATGAGCTTAGAAGCGAAGTCTTCTTCTTCGTTTTGCGTGGTGCGAGTGGCGACAATACCGGTCGCTGTCGCAATGATTAAAGCAGGGATTTGCCCCACAAGCCCATCGCCAATGGTTAGGATAGTGAAAGTGCTAGCGCTAAAGCTTAGGCTCATATCCCTTTGAAACACGCCCACTAAAAACCCTCCAATGATATTGATAAGCGTGATAATGATAGAAGCGATCGCATCGCCTTTGACGAATTTAGACGCGCCATCCATCGCGCCATAAAAATCCGCTTCTTGGCTTAGAGCGGCGCGCCGTTTTTTGGCTTCCTTATCATCAATAAGCCCTGAATTTAAATCCGCATCAATCGCCATTTGCTTTCCTGGCATAGCGTCTAGAGCGAATCGCGCCCTAACTTCAGTAACCCTAGTAGAGCCATTAGTAACCACTAATAAATTCACTAGCACTAAAATACTAAAGATAATCGCCCCAATCACATAATTCCCGCTCACGCTAAATTCCCCAAACGCCGTGATAATATCGCTCACCGCGCTAGGCCCTTTATAGCCTTGGGTTAAAATCATTCTAGTGGTGGCGACATTTAAAGCCAAGCGGTACAAGGTTACAATGAGGAGTAAAGTGGGGAAAGCGCTAAAATCAGTAGGCTTGTCAATATAAAGCCCGATTAAAATAATCAACACCGATAGCGCGATAGAAATCGTGAGTAAAAAATCCAACACAAAAGGCGGTAACGGCACGATAATGATCGCTAAAATAGCGATCACAAAGACCACAAGGGCTAAGTCTTTGGATTGCAAGAAGCGTTTAAAGACAGGGAAAGTCTTTTTAAAAGCTAATTTGGAGCGTTCGTTTGCCATAATCTAAAATCAATGCCTTAATTTTGGTAGGTGTGTTTGTCTCTTATTATAATATAAAGTTTAAAAGTATGGTGCAAAAAAGCTTATTTTACGCTATAATGCGATCTATATTAAATTACCAATTAGGAGGTCGTTATGGCTTTGAATCTGGAGAAAAAACAAGAAATCATTAAGGCGTTTGCCACTAAAGCAAACGATACCGGTTCTTGTGAGGTGCAAGTGGCGTTGTTGAATGAAAGGATCAAGCTTTTAACCGAGCATTTAAAAACTAACCCCAAAGATCATTCTAGTCGTTTAGGGCTTTTAAAATTAGTCGCTCAAAGACGCAATCTGTTGAAATACATCAAACGCACCGATCATGCGCGTTATGTGGTTTTGATTGAAAAGTTAGGCATTAAAGACAGATAGTTTCTATCGCTTTTAGGGGATTTTAAATCATGGCGATTTTGTGTTGAAAGAGCGTTTGAAAGCCTTTTTCAGTGCGGACTCTGTTTTCACTTTAATTTTTGCCCTTTTTTTTCTCACTTCGTTTAAAAAACCTTTAACTCAAGTCTTGTTGATTGTTTTAATGGTTTTTTTGTTTTTTAGGTGTTATTTCCAAGCGTCTTTAAAAGAAACCTTTAGAATCAATCATTTAAAAACCATGCCCTTTAAATGGCTCACTCTGGCTTTTTTAGGGGTATTTTTAAGCATCTTCCCTAACATGTTTAACATGTATGATAGCCAAACCTTCCGCTACAATTTATTCGCTCTAAACATGTCTTTAACTTACGCTTGCGGGGCGTTATGCTTGCTTTTTTCTAGCCGTTTAAGAATCAAATTGGATCAAAAAATCCTTTTTTATAGCATGGCTGTGGCAAATTTTATCAACGGCTTGCTCTCATTGGTGCAAAAAATTTATTTTAACATGCCCAGAGCGCAAGGGTTTAGCACGGTTAAGGAGTATGTGGTTTTAGTGAGCGTGTCAATCTTAGGCTGTTATATTTATGCGCTTTATTCGCAAAATCAAAAAGAGAAACTTTTTTTCACCCTTTCTGTTTTCGTGGGGTTTTTAGTGGTTATTTTAAGCGCTACAAGGAGCGCGACAATCGCTTTTGTGGCTACTTTTTTGATCCTGTCTTGCTTTATTTTATACGCCAAAAAATCGCTCAAACCATTGGGTTATATGGTGGTTATGAGTCTTGTTTTGAGCGCTTTGTATGTGGGGAGTAACGCTTTAGAAAAGAGGGGGGCAATAGAGCAATCTAGGGTTCAAAATCAAACCTTTGAAGAGGATTTGAAACGCTACGCTAAAAAGGACGCTGATAGCAGTATTGGGTGGCGTTTGGAGCGCTGGAAAGAAGCCCTAACGGTTTTGCGTTTAAGGCCCTTTTTTGGTATGGCCGCTAGCGAGAAATGCCAGAGGTTAGAAGAGATTTTATCCTTATCAAAGTCTTATAGGGCAAAAGATTTGATTCTCTGTTATGAAAGATACGACAATCAAATCATTCATGTTCTAGCCACTAGGGGGATCATAGGCTTTTTAATCTGGCTTTTTTTCTTGTTAGTCATTGTAAAGATTTTTTGGAGCGGGATCAAGCAAAACTCTTTAATATCATTCTTTATATTAACGGCATTCACTTTTTACCTCATTTTTGGTATTGGGTTTGACCCTTTTGATTTCTTCATTACGGGAAGTTTTTTTGTAGGAATGGTCATGATGGTTGTTTTTTTAAAAAAGGATAAAAGCGCTTTTTAGCATCAAAGAGTTTGATGTTAATCAAGCGGTAGTTTCTTGCGATGCGTTCTTAGGGGGATTTAAGGGGTAAGATAAAAACTTATGCTATAATGCGGTTTCATTCCATATTAAAACAAGGAGAAATAATGAAAATTTTAGTGATTCAAGGGCCTAATTTAAACATGTTAGGACACAGAGACCCAAGACTTTATGGCATGGTAACCTTAGACCAAATCCATGAAATCATGCAAACTTTCGTGAAACAAGGCAATTTAGATGTGGAATTAGAGTTTTTTCAAACCAATTTTGAGGGCGAAATCATTGACAAAATCCAAGAGAGCGTGGGCAGCGATTATGAAGGGATTATTATTAACCCTGGAGCGTTTTCGCACACTTCTATTGCGATTGCGGATGCGATCATGCTAGCGGGCAAACCTGTCATTGAAGTGCATCTCACTAACATTCAAGCCAGAGAAGAATTCAGGAAAAATTCTTACACCGGAGCGGCTTGTGGAGGCGTGATCATGGGATTTGGCCCGCTTGGTTACAACATGGCTTTAATGGCGATGGTGAATATTTTAGCCGAGATGAAAGCGTTCCAAGAAGCCCAAAAAAACAACCCTAATAACCCCATTAACAATCAAAAATAAAAGGGGGTTACTGATGAGAGGATTAGAAAGAGACTCCCATTTCACGCTCAATGAAAATGCGATGTTTTTTGAATGCGCTTACAGTTGCGATAACGCTTTGTTTTTGCAATTAGACGATCGCTCGTTCTTCATCACTGATTCTCGTTACACCCAAGAAGCTAAAGAAAGCATTCAGCCTAAAAAGGGCGTTTTAGCGGAAGTGATAGAGTCTAGCGATTTAGTGCAAAGCGCAATTGATTTGATCGCAAAACACTCGGTTAAAAAGCTCTTTTTTGACCCCAATCAAGTGAATTTGCAAACCTACAAGCGTTTGGATTTAGCGGTTGGGAATAAGGTTATTTTAGAGGGCGTGCCTAGTTACCACCGCCAAAAACGCATCATTAAAAACGATCATGAGATCCAACTCCTCAAAAAATCTCAAGCGCTGAATGTTGAAGCTTTTGAAAATTTTGCCGAGTATGTGAAAAAGATTTTTGATGAAAAAGAGTCCTTGAGCGAGCGGTATTTGCAACATAAGGTTAAAGACTTTTTGACTAAAGAGGGGGTTTATGATCTGAGTTTTGAGCCTATTTTAGCCTTGAATGCGAACGCGAGCAAACCCCATGCCTTGCCTAGCGCGAAGGATTTTTTAAAAGCGGATCATAGCATTCTTTTGGATATGGGGATCAAATACGAACGCTATTGCTCGGATAGGACTCGCACGGCTTTTTTTGACCCTAAAGACTTTGTGTTCAAAAGGGAGCAGAGTTTCAAGGATAAAGAGCGTCAAAAGATTTATGACATTGTGAAAGAAGCACAAGAAAAGGCTATTTCAGGCATTAGAGCGGGCATGACCGGTAAAGAAGCGGACAGCTTGGCTAGGGGAGTGATTAGCGATTATGGTTATGGGCAGTATTTCACTCACAGCACCGGGCATGGCATTGGCTTAGACATTCATGAGCTTCCCTATATTTCATCGCGCAGTGGAACCATTTTAGAAGAGGGCATGGTGTTTTCTGTAGAGCCTGGGATTTATATCCCTGGATTTTTTGGGGTGCGCATTGAAGATTTAGTGGTGATTAAAAATTCTAGGGCTGAGCTTTTGTGATGCGAGAGATCCTTACTAGCCGCTTTTTCCCCAGCCTTTTTAAAAAAAGGCTTGATTTTTCTAACAGGGTGGTTTTAGGGCTGGGATCTAATCTTAAAAATCCTTTAAAAATATTAAAAAATTGTTTTTTATACTTTAAAAATCATAGTAGAATCGGAAAAATTTTTTCTTCGCCGATTTATATCAATCCGCCTTTTGGTTACACTAAGCAACCTAATTTCTACAACGCTACGATTATCCTTAAAACATCTTTAGGTTTGCACCATTTTTTTGCTCTAGTGTTTTATATAGAAAGGCGTTTTGGGCGTGCAAGGAAGCGCGATTTTAAAGACGCTCCAAGAACTTTGGATATTGATATTATCGCTTTCAATCAAGTCATTTTAAGGCAGAACGATTTGACTTTACCTCACCCTAAATGGAGTGAAAGAGACTCGGTGTTAGTGCCTTTAACTTTGCAACAAATCCTTTTTAAAAAAGGGGAGTGGTGAAATTCTATACCTATAGTGGGGAGACGGCCGCTGAAGCTTTAAAGATCGCTCAAAGCCACCATGGGGTGGATACGCTGGTGTTTAAAACCCAAGAAATCCGTAAAAAAACGCTCACTTCTTCTGGGCTTTATGAAATCGTTGTGGCGGTTGAAGAAGAGAGCGAAAACAAAAAAGCCCCTCTTATTCCAGAAAGTTTGTATGATGAAGAATTGAATGAAGAAGATGTGGTCATGCAGCTTTCAAGCACCGTAGAAGAAATGCGCAAACTCGCCGGGGTTTCATCCAGTCAGCGCAACTATAGTTTTTCAAAAAATAAGACCCCTTTAGAAAAAGACGCTCCATTAGAGGATGCGCCCTTAGAGGCCAATAAACAGGACGCCTTGTTGCAAGTCTTAAAAGATGAAGCCAACCATAAAAAAGAAAGAGAAAAAAGAGAAGTCAAACAAGAAGAAGAAATTAAAGATATTAATGCGCAACTAAGTAAAATCAGAGACAGCTTGAAACTCATTCAAAACATGTTTTGGGATGAGAAAAACCCCAATTCTGTCAATATCCCTCAAGAATTTGCAGAAATTTACAAACTAGCCAAACAAAGTGGGATGAAATCCAGCCATTTAGATGAAATCATGCAATTAAGCTTGGAATTGATGCCTTTACGCATGCGGGAAAATTCCGTAACGATCAAGCGTTATTTTAGAGAGGTGTTGCGCAAAATGATTTTGTGCCGCCCTGAAGATTTGAATTTGAGGCAAAAACGCATTTTAATGCTTGTAGGGCCAACAGGCGTGGGGAAAACGACGACTCTAGCTAAATTGGCCGCACGCTATTCTAGGATGCTGGCTAAAAAATACAAGGTGGGCATTATCACTTTAGACAATTATCGCATTGGGGCTTTAGAGCAATTGAGTTGGTATGCTAATAAAATGAAAA
Protein-coding regions in this window:
- a CDS encoding metallophosphoesterase, whose translation is MLISIAFLLVLCLLNYSSFRMLKSFLTLKKISQYAYLGLFILLSAGEAAFAFYRNTMPSHLFVLTSACSFVSFIVFIFSLSFYGFSYSIEKIDFLPSRRKGLKNFLRIGFYLALLGYFWRGFYEGLARPKIKETPIYLDKLDKELKVILLTDMHVGSLLQKDFVNYIVEEVNQQKVDMVLIGGDLVDENIEKVKSFLLPLNNLKSTHGTFYVPGNHEYYHGIEPILSFLNTLDMTILGNECVHLGGINLCGVYDYFARKRQNFAPNIDEALKKRDSSKPTILLAHQPKQIRSVKESHSIDLVLSGHTHAGQIFPFSLLVKLAQTYLYGLYKHSDTTQIYVSSGAGYWGVPLRFLAPSEIACLRLLPKNQA
- the hsrA gene encoding response regulator-like transcription factor HsrA — encoded protein: MRVLLIEKNSVLGGEIEKGLNVKGFMADVTESLEDGEYLMDIRNYDLVMVSDKNALSFVSRIKEKHSSIVVLVSSDNPTSEEEVHAFEQGADDYIAKPYRSIKALVARIEARLRFWGSNVIEIGDLTISPDEEKIIYKGREVEVKGKPFEVLTHLARHRDQIVSKEQLLDAIWEEPEMVTPNVIEVAINQIRQKMDKPLGISTVETVRRRGYRFCYPKPACEE
- a CDS encoding 3',5'-cyclic-nucleotide phosphodiesterase; the protein is MQVYHLSHIDLDGYACQLVSKQFFKNIQYYNANYGREVSARIYEILNAIAQSKESEFLILVSDLNLNLNEAEYLQDKIQEHRLQNKNIQIQLLDHHISGKEVAESFHWYFLDTNRCATKIVYEFLKKHYALLEPKNTTWLEPLVEMVNSVDIWDTQGYGFELGKVCMRMITQSSELNRFMFDDENRDYKLKLLEEVKNYLFLENAPVAYDNDLFRLKKIALGGDPTTETMDNISSNAQTHLLSLKKHDCSVYYQDKKGFLSYSMGGISVLANLFLTQNPDFDFYMDVNAKGNVSLRANGNCDVCELSQMCFNGGGHRNASGGKIDGFKESFNYKDIKEQVEEIFNNA
- the flhA gene encoding flagellar biosynthesis protein FlhA, with product MANERSKLAFKKTFPVFKRFLQSKDLALVVFVIAILAIIIVPLPPFVLDFLLTISIALSVLIILIGLYIDKPTDFSAFPTLLLIVTLYRLALNVATTRMILTQGYKGPSAVSDIITAFGEFSVSGNYVIGAIIFSILVLVNLLVVTNGSTRVTEVRARFALDAMPGKQMAIDADLNSGLIDDKEAKKRRAALSQEADFYGAMDGASKFVKGDAIASIIITLINIIGGFLVGVFQRDMSLSFSASTFTILTIGDGLVGQIPALIIATATGIVATRTTQNEEEDFASKLITQLTNKSKTLVIVGAILLLFATIPGLPTFSLAFVGTLFLFIAWLISREGKDGLLTKLENYLSQKFGLDLSEKPHSSKIKPHAPTTRAKTQEEIKREEEQAIDEVLKIEFLELALGYQLISLADMKQGGDLLERIRGIRKKIASDYGFLMPQIRIRDNLQLPPTHYEIKLKGIVIGEGMVMPDKFLAMNTGFVNREIEGIPTKEPAFGMDALWIDAKNKEEAIIQGYTIIDPSTVIATHTSELVKKYAEDFITKDEVKSLLERLAKDYPTIVEESKKIPTGAIRSVLQALLHEKIPIKDMLTILETITDIAPLVQNDVNILTEQVRARLSRVITNAFKSEDGRLKFLTFSTDSEQFLLNKLRENGASKSLLLNVGELQKLIEGVSEEAMKVLQKGIAPVILIVEPNLRKALSNQMEQARIDVVVLSHAELDPNSNFEALGTIHINF
- the rpsO gene encoding 30S ribosomal protein S15, with translation MALNLEKKQEIIKAFATKANDTGSCEVQVALLNERIKLLTEHLKTNPKDHSSRLGLLKLVAQRRNLLKYIKRTDHARYVVLIEKLGIKDR
- a CDS encoding O-antigen ligase family protein, with translation MLKERLKAFFSADSVFTLIFALFFLTSFKKPLTQVLLIVLMVFLFFRCYFQASLKETFRINHLKTMPFKWLTLAFLGVFLSIFPNMFNMYDSQTFRYNLFALNMSLTYACGALCLLFSSRLRIKLDQKILFYSMAVANFINGLLSLVQKIYFNMPRAQGFSTVKEYVVLVSVSILGCYIYALYSQNQKEKLFFTLSVFVGFLVVILSATRSATIAFVATFLILSCFILYAKKSLKPLGYMVVMSLVLSALYVGSNALEKRGAIEQSRVQNQTFEEDLKRYAKKDADSSIGWRLERWKEALTVLRLRPFFGMAASEKCQRLEEILSLSKSYRAKDLILCYERYDNQIIHVLATRGIIGFLIWLFFLLVIVKIFWSGIKQNSLISFFILTAFTFYLIFGIGFDPFDFFITGSFFVGMVMMVVFLKKDKSAF
- the aroQ gene encoding type II 3-dehydroquinate dehydratase; amino-acid sequence: MKILVIQGPNLNMLGHRDPRLYGMVTLDQIHEIMQTFVKQGNLDVELEFFQTNFEGEIIDKIQESVGSDYEGIIINPGAFSHTSIAIADAIMLAGKPVIEVHLTNIQAREEFRKNSYTGAACGGVIMGFGPLGYNMALMAMVNILAEMKAFQEAQKNNPNNPINNQK
- a CDS encoding aminopeptidase, yielding MRGLERDSHFTLNENAMFFECAYSCDNALFLQLDDRSFFITDSRYTQEAKESIQPKKGVLAEVIESSDLVQSAIDLIAKHSVKKLFFDPNQVNLQTYKRLDLAVGNKVILEGVPSYHRQKRIIKNDHEIQLLKKSQALNVEAFENFAEYVKKIFDEKESLSERYLQHKVKDFLTKEGVYDLSFEPILALNANASKPHALPSAKDFLKADHSILLDMGIKYERYCSDRTRTAFFDPKDFVFKREQSFKDKERQKIYDIVKEAQEKAISGIRAGMTGKEADSLARGVISDYGYGQYFTHSTGHGIGLDIHELPYISSRSGTILEEGMVFSVEPGIYIPGFFGVRIEDLVVIKNSRAELL
- the folK gene encoding 2-amino-4-hydroxy-6-hydroxymethyldihydropteridine diphosphokinase — protein: MREILTSRFFPSLFKKRLDFSNRVVLGLGSNLKNPLKILKNCFLYFKNHSRIGKIFSSPIYINPPFGYTKQPNFYNATIILKTSLGLHHFFALVFYIERRFGRARKRDFKDAPRTLDIDIIAFNQVILRQNDLTLPHPKWSERDSVLVPLTLQQILFKKGEW
- the flhF gene encoding flagellar biosynthesis protein FlhF, whose protein sequence is MKFYTYSGETAAEALKIAQSHHGVDTLVFKTQEIRKKTLTSSGLYEIVVAVEEESENKKAPLIPESLYDEELNEEDVVMQLSSTVEEMRKLAGVSSSQRNYSFSKNKTPLEKDAPLEDAPLEANKQDALLQVLKDEANHKKEREKREVKQEEEIKDINAQLSKIRDSLKLIQNMFWDEKNPNSVNIPQEFAEIYKLAKQSGMKSSHLDEIMQLSLELMPLRMRENSVTIKRYFREVLRKMILCRPEDLNLRQKRILMLVGPTGVGKTTTLAKLAARYSRMLAKKYKVGIITLDNYRIGALEQLSWYANKMKMSIEAVIDAKDFAKEIEALEYCDFILVDTTGHSQYDKEKIAGLKEFIDGGYNIDVSLVLSVTTKYEDMKDIYDSFGVLGIDTLIFTKLDESRGLGNLFSLVHESQKPISYLSVGQEVPMDLKVATNEYLVDCMLDGFSNPNKEQA